One Bombus fervidus isolate BK054 chromosome 5, iyBomFerv1, whole genome shotgun sequence DNA window includes the following coding sequences:
- the LOC139987333 gene encoding uncharacterized protein isoform X1, translated as MKRAIGNERDEIVFVLMVVVVAAYKKGRRYSALEEFPPYQETAWHSSSSHGQHHSFREPSFRTQYYQSYRHRPYRQDLDSFPEQLSLKNRLLLRDYELLRNRLFYDNSSSFKNAPDFHRQSSVFTNGTLFRNQRNRDQTVSGNEQRPEYQDDRYSSYRQSFRDDFRFADLYDKPIDFYKGQSEQQQVDSVGRDSEYLKHGNHGLGYVSVPPISSYGNALPLSEEASTTMTPSMAPTTTHKPWQLSTVSSATSATTQVHTSTTSELKMDSHSNTATMPTVKSDTLADAATTNVSASTISTIPASMVTTKQSSNLARLPTTEASLPVMDTESPIISFGRQTVPPIIFQPTTFTSSTPYYLSNELKDKFQQSMLDYLLSQQAKDGIKSNVQILPLNQALSDTSNNSLNNKIPSMVLNYILPEESKGVPKNNLQSSLLSYLLQQESNHGLPFQQSSISETANHVPLTTIVKRPTMTLPSIPIATLSAVSRPMQTINYIPITPPRVSAFVPQDSSTSPGLSLGTPLSSGLSSNILSNHIGSTFNSLPDGINTDISAGIPSSLSSNVPTGVSTLNFGENFQYGGQLRPFEPARTHSYSTGLQLQLGGFGGIDYTLRSTSPTLRSTNLDIGKLGLSLPELPRYQLPAFSKVKLGQRLW; from the exons ATGAAGAGAGCAATAGGAAACGAGAGAGATGAG ATCGTATTCGTGTTGATGGTTGTGGTTGTTGCTGCGtataagaaaggaagaagatacAGTGCCTTGGAAGAGTTTCCGCCTTATCAAGAGACTGCTTGGCATTCATCTTCTTCTCACGGGCAACATCATTCATTTCGAGAGCCATCGTTTAGAACGCAATACTACCAATCTTATCGACATCGACCCTATAGACAGGATTTGGATTCTTTTCCCGAGCAACTGTCTCTCAAGAACCGATTGTTGTTGCGAGATTACGAATTACTGAGAAATCGACTATTTTACGACAACAGTTCATCTTTTAAAAATGCTCCGGACTTTCATAGACAATCTTCGGTCTTTACGAATGGAACACTGTTTAGGAATCAACGAAACAGAGATCAGACGGTTTCTGGAAATGAACAGCGACCTGAATATCAAGACGATCGATATTCCTCTTACCGGCAATCTTTCCGCGATGATTTTCGATTCGCAGACCTGTACGATAAACCAATTGACTTTTACAAAGGACAATCAGAACAGCAACAGGTCGATTCAGTTGGCAGAGATTCGGAGTATTTGAAGCATG GTAACCATGGTCTTGGATATGTGTCTGTGCCACCAATTTCGTCGTATGGAAACGCTCTGCCATTGAGCGAGGAAGCATCCACGACGATGACACCCTCAATGGCTCCGACAACCACCCACAAACCATGGCAACTGTCTACTGTCTCCTCCGCAACTTCAGCTACCACCCAAGTTCATACATCTACAACTTCCGAGTTGAAAATGGATTCGCACTCGAATACGGCGACAATGCCAACCGTGAAATCCGATACG CTGGCTGACGCTGCTACCACGAACGTATCCGCTTCAACGATTTCTACGATACCAGCCTCTATGGTTACCACGAAACAGTCTTCGAACTTGGCTCGTTTACCGACCACCGAAGCTAGCTTACCTGTCATGGACACGGAATCTCCAATCATATCTTTCGGACGACA AACCGTACCTCCAATTATATTTCAACCGACTACGTTCACTTCATCGACGCCCTATTATCTCTCCAATGAGTTAAAGGACAAGTTCCAGCAGTCTATGCTGGATTATCTGCTATCCCAACAGGCGAAAGATGGTATCAAAAGCAACGTGCAAATTCTGCCGCTGAACCAAGCGCTTTCAGATACGTCGAACAACAGCCTAAACAACAAGATCCCTAGCATGGTATTGAATTACATACTTCCAGAAGAATCAAAGGGCGTTCCGAAGAACAATTTGCAGAGTTCTCTGTTGAGCTATCTGCTGCAGCAGGAATCGAACCATGGTCTACCTTTCCAACAATCATCTATATCGGAAACTGCGAACCATGTTCCATTAACCACGATAGTCAAGAGGCCAACGATGACACTCCCAAGTATACCGATTGCAACTTTGTCAGCGGTTTCTCGGCCAATGCAGACGATAAACTACATTCCAATAACGCCGCCAAGAGTGTCTGCTTTCGTGCCTCAAGATTCGTCCACATCTCCTGGCCTCTCGTTAG GTACACCTCTGTCTTCTGGCTTGTCCTCGAACATATTGAGTAATCATATCGGCAGCACATTCAACAGTCTACCTGATGGAATAAACACCGACATATCGGCAGGAATACCCAGCAGCCTCTCATCGAACGTTCCCACTGGTGTATCAACTTTGAACTTTGGCGAAAATTTCCAATATGGAGGGCAATTGCGACCGTTTGAACCGGCAAGGACTCACTCGTATTCCACAG ggttgcagtTGCAATTAGGCGGCTTCGGAGGCATAGATTACACCTTGCGTTCAACTAGTCCTACTTTACGTTCCACGAACCTCGACATTGGAAAATTGGGATTAAGTCTGCCAGAATTGCCGCGATATCAACTTCCTGCTTTCTCTAAG GTAAAATTGGGTCAACGCTTGTGGTGA
- the LOC139987333 gene encoding uncharacterized protein isoform X2, protein MKKLIVFVLMVVVVAAYKKGRRYSALEEFPPYQETAWHSSSSHGQHHSFREPSFRTQYYQSYRHRPYRQDLDSFPEQLSLKNRLLLRDYELLRNRLFYDNSSSFKNAPDFHRQSSVFTNGTLFRNQRNRDQTVSGNEQRPEYQDDRYSSYRQSFRDDFRFADLYDKPIDFYKGQSEQQQVDSVGRDSEYLKHGNHGLGYVSVPPISSYGNALPLSEEASTTMTPSMAPTTTHKPWQLSTVSSATSATTQVHTSTTSELKMDSHSNTATMPTVKSDTLADAATTNVSASTISTIPASMVTTKQSSNLARLPTTEASLPVMDTESPIISFGRQTVPPIIFQPTTFTSSTPYYLSNELKDKFQQSMLDYLLSQQAKDGIKSNVQILPLNQALSDTSNNSLNNKIPSMVLNYILPEESKGVPKNNLQSSLLSYLLQQESNHGLPFQQSSISETANHVPLTTIVKRPTMTLPSIPIATLSAVSRPMQTINYIPITPPRVSAFVPQDSSTSPGLSLGTPLSSGLSSNILSNHIGSTFNSLPDGINTDISAGIPSSLSSNVPTGVSTLNFGENFQYGGQLRPFEPARTHSYSTGLQLQLGGFGGIDYTLRSTSPTLRSTNLDIGKLGLSLPELPRYQLPAFSKVKLGQRLW, encoded by the exons ATGAAGAAACTG ATCGTATTCGTGTTGATGGTTGTGGTTGTTGCTGCGtataagaaaggaagaagatacAGTGCCTTGGAAGAGTTTCCGCCTTATCAAGAGACTGCTTGGCATTCATCTTCTTCTCACGGGCAACATCATTCATTTCGAGAGCCATCGTTTAGAACGCAATACTACCAATCTTATCGACATCGACCCTATAGACAGGATTTGGATTCTTTTCCCGAGCAACTGTCTCTCAAGAACCGATTGTTGTTGCGAGATTACGAATTACTGAGAAATCGACTATTTTACGACAACAGTTCATCTTTTAAAAATGCTCCGGACTTTCATAGACAATCTTCGGTCTTTACGAATGGAACACTGTTTAGGAATCAACGAAACAGAGATCAGACGGTTTCTGGAAATGAACAGCGACCTGAATATCAAGACGATCGATATTCCTCTTACCGGCAATCTTTCCGCGATGATTTTCGATTCGCAGACCTGTACGATAAACCAATTGACTTTTACAAAGGACAATCAGAACAGCAACAGGTCGATTCAGTTGGCAGAGATTCGGAGTATTTGAAGCATG GTAACCATGGTCTTGGATATGTGTCTGTGCCACCAATTTCGTCGTATGGAAACGCTCTGCCATTGAGCGAGGAAGCATCCACGACGATGACACCCTCAATGGCTCCGACAACCACCCACAAACCATGGCAACTGTCTACTGTCTCCTCCGCAACTTCAGCTACCACCCAAGTTCATACATCTACAACTTCCGAGTTGAAAATGGATTCGCACTCGAATACGGCGACAATGCCAACCGTGAAATCCGATACG CTGGCTGACGCTGCTACCACGAACGTATCCGCTTCAACGATTTCTACGATACCAGCCTCTATGGTTACCACGAAACAGTCTTCGAACTTGGCTCGTTTACCGACCACCGAAGCTAGCTTACCTGTCATGGACACGGAATCTCCAATCATATCTTTCGGACGACA AACCGTACCTCCAATTATATTTCAACCGACTACGTTCACTTCATCGACGCCCTATTATCTCTCCAATGAGTTAAAGGACAAGTTCCAGCAGTCTATGCTGGATTATCTGCTATCCCAACAGGCGAAAGATGGTATCAAAAGCAACGTGCAAATTCTGCCGCTGAACCAAGCGCTTTCAGATACGTCGAACAACAGCCTAAACAACAAGATCCCTAGCATGGTATTGAATTACATACTTCCAGAAGAATCAAAGGGCGTTCCGAAGAACAATTTGCAGAGTTCTCTGTTGAGCTATCTGCTGCAGCAGGAATCGAACCATGGTCTACCTTTCCAACAATCATCTATATCGGAAACTGCGAACCATGTTCCATTAACCACGATAGTCAAGAGGCCAACGATGACACTCCCAAGTATACCGATTGCAACTTTGTCAGCGGTTTCTCGGCCAATGCAGACGATAAACTACATTCCAATAACGCCGCCAAGAGTGTCTGCTTTCGTGCCTCAAGATTCGTCCACATCTCCTGGCCTCTCGTTAG GTACACCTCTGTCTTCTGGCTTGTCCTCGAACATATTGAGTAATCATATCGGCAGCACATTCAACAGTCTACCTGATGGAATAAACACCGACATATCGGCAGGAATACCCAGCAGCCTCTCATCGAACGTTCCCACTGGTGTATCAACTTTGAACTTTGGCGAAAATTTCCAATATGGAGGGCAATTGCGACCGTTTGAACCGGCAAGGACTCACTCGTATTCCACAG ggttgcagtTGCAATTAGGCGGCTTCGGAGGCATAGATTACACCTTGCGTTCAACTAGTCCTACTTTACGTTCCACGAACCTCGACATTGGAAAATTGGGATTAAGTCTGCCAGAATTGCCGCGATATCAACTTCCTGCTTTCTCTAAG GTAAAATTGGGTCAACGCTTGTGGTGA